The following proteins are co-located in the Methanobacterium aggregans genome:
- a CDS encoding threonine--tRNA ligase produces the protein MRILLIHSDYLKYKTKSKTRIAEKIEDEQKKGEFKDSLVVFTAVEKEDEKEPETVVENAVLEVEDILNKVKAENVVIYPYAHLSSSLSSPDAAKTILQGMEVALEGKGIKVQRVPFGWYKSFEVSCKGHPLSELSRTITAEKVQKEDDEKAEGEKSQFYIFQNGELIDPDEFQYENGDFEKLVGYELGKLESSGEEPPHVRLMREKSLADYEPSADVGHLRWYPKGRLVRDLLADYVYNLVTERGAMPVETPIMYDLADDAIRVHAEKFGERQYRMGTKNKELMLRYACCFGAFRILSDSFLTWKNLPVGMYELSTYSFRLEKKGEVVGLKRLRGFTMPDLHTVCRDVKHSMEEFEGQIDMCKQTGFDLGVNYEVIMRATRDFFEENKEWVYRASEKIGKPVLMEILPERKHYWIAKMDFAAMDYLGRPIENPTIQIDVESGERFGITYIDENEEEVNPIILHCSPTGSVERVICSLLEKTAIEMDEKPPMLPVWLTPTQVRVIPIAERHTEFALNLAEEIKAHNIRVDLDDRHETVGKKIRNAGKEWAAYVIVIGDKELDGGKITVNIRETNEKLETTVEELVQRIHDETKGMPFRKLPLPMKLAKRVNF, from the coding sequence ATGAGGATACTTTTGATTCATTCTGATTATTTGAAGTACAAAACAAAGTCAAAAACCAGGATAGCAGAAAAAATAGAAGATGAACAGAAAAAAGGCGAATTTAAGGATTCACTCGTTGTTTTCACAGCAGTAGAGAAGGAAGATGAAAAAGAACCTGAAACAGTGGTTGAAAATGCAGTTCTAGAGGTTGAAGACATCTTAAACAAGGTAAAAGCAGAAAATGTGGTTATATACCCATACGCGCATTTAAGTTCATCTTTAAGCTCACCAGATGCTGCAAAAACCATACTTCAGGGAATGGAGGTTGCTTTAGAGGGTAAAGGTATCAAAGTTCAGAGGGTTCCATTTGGATGGTACAAATCCTTTGAAGTTTCATGCAAGGGACACCCGCTCTCAGAGCTTTCAAGAACCATCACAGCTGAAAAGGTCCAGAAAGAGGATGATGAAAAAGCTGAGGGAGAAAAATCACAGTTCTACATATTCCAGAATGGAGAACTCATTGACCCAGATGAATTCCAGTATGAAAATGGGGACTTTGAAAAACTCGTGGGCTACGAACTTGGAAAACTGGAATCCTCAGGAGAGGAACCCCCCCATGTCAGGCTCATGAGGGAAAAATCACTTGCAGACTACGAGCCATCAGCAGATGTTGGACATCTGCGCTGGTACCCTAAGGGCAGACTCGTAAGGGATCTTCTTGCAGACTACGTTTACAACCTCGTAACAGAAAGGGGAGCAATGCCAGTTGAAACCCCAATCATGTACGACCTTGCAGATGATGCAATAAGGGTGCACGCAGAGAAATTCGGTGAACGCCAGTACAGAATGGGAACCAAAAACAAGGAACTCATGCTCAGATACGCCTGCTGCTTCGGAGCCTTTAGAATACTTTCAGACTCCTTCCTAACATGGAAAAACCTTCCAGTGGGAATGTACGAACTTTCAACCTACAGTTTCAGGTTGGAGAAGAAGGGAGAGGTTGTTGGACTTAAAAGACTCAGGGGATTCACCATGCCTGATCTTCACACTGTCTGCAGGGATGTTAAACATTCCATGGAGGAATTCGAGGGCCAGATCGACATGTGCAAACAGACAGGCTTTGACCTTGGAGTGAACTACGAGGTCATAATGAGGGCAACCAGGGACTTCTTCGAGGAAAACAAGGAATGGGTTTACAGGGCATCTGAAAAGATAGGCAAACCAGTTCTAATGGAGATCCTGCCTGAGAGAAAACATTACTGGATAGCTAAAATGGACTTTGCAGCCATGGACTATCTTGGAAGGCCAATAGAAAACCCAACCATCCAGATAGATGTGGAAAGTGGTGAAAGGTTTGGAATAACCTACATAGACGAGAACGAAGAGGAAGTGAACCCAATAATACTTCACTGCAGTCCAACAGGAAGTGTTGAAAGGGTTATATGCAGTTTACTTGAGAAAACTGCCATTGAAATGGATGAAAAACCACCAATGCTCCCAGTATGGCTCACACCAACCCAGGTACGTGTTATACCAATAGCAGAACGCCACACAGAATTTGCACTTAACCTTGCAGAGGAGATCAAGGCCCACAACATAAGGGTGGATCTTGACGACCGCCATGAAACAGTGGGTAAAAAAATAAGGAACGCTGGAAAAGAGTGGGCAGCTTACGTTATTGTTATTGGTGATAAAGAGCTTGATGGTGGTAAAATCACTGTGAACATCCGTGAAACCAATGAAAAACTTGAAACAACAGTTGAAGAGCTTGTTCAGAGGATCCACGATGAAACCAAGGGAATGCCGTTCAGGAAACTTCCTTTACCAATGAAACTGGCTAAAAGGGTTAATTTTTAA
- a CDS encoding ParA family protein, protein MAEIIAILNQKGGCGKTTTAVNLSAALAQFGRKVLVIDMDPQGNATMGLGVDKRTTERTIYDVLTGDIPLGGAIMGTDMSGLDVVPSNISLSGAEVELSKEVGYHTILDMAVDGVSSSYDYIFIDVPPSLGILALNSLVAADSVIIPIQAEYYALEGIADLMKTIELVESRLRSPAPIKGILITLYDSRTRLGREVYSNVKEYFGQTENIFKTTIPRNVKLAEAPSFGESCITYDAESSGAKAYLKLAGEIIQLEGTEDNK, encoded by the coding sequence ATGGCTGAAATAATTGCTATACTGAATCAGAAAGGCGGGTGCGGTAAAACAACAACTGCTGTGAACTTATCTGCAGCACTTGCACAGTTTGGAAGGAAAGTTTTGGTAATAGATATGGACCCACAGGGTAATGCAACCATGGGTTTGGGTGTGGACAAGAGAACCACTGAAAGGACAATATATGATGTTTTAACTGGAGATATTCCCCTTGGGGGTGCAATAATGGGTACAGACATGTCGGGACTGGACGTTGTACCCAGCAACATATCTTTAAGCGGTGCCGAGGTTGAATTAAGCAAAGAGGTGGGATACCACACCATACTGGACATGGCGGTGGACGGTGTTTCATCAAGCTACGACTACATATTCATAGATGTGCCTCCATCCCTTGGAATCCTCGCCCTTAACAGTCTTGTTGCTGCAGACAGCGTTATCATACCAATACAGGCCGAGTACTACGCACTTGAGGGAATAGCAGATCTCATGAAAACAATTGAACTTGTTGAAAGCAGACTCAGAAGTCCAGCACCAATCAAAGGTATTTTAATAACGCTCTACGATTCAAGAACCCGTCTTGGAAGGGAGGTTTACAGCAACGTCAAGGAGTACTTTGGACAGACTGAAAACATCTTCAAAACAACCATTCCCCGCAACGTTAAACTTGCAGAGGCCCCAAGCTTTGGAGAGTCATGCATAACCTACGATGCAGAGAGCAGCGGAGCCAAGGCCTACCTGAAACTTGCAGGGGAAATAATCCAGCTTGAGGGCACGGAGGATAATAAATGA
- a CDS encoding AAA family ATPase, giving the protein MSQKKKRESALGRGLDALIRTQPAEEPEEEKQEELETEILKKETSHQRKKTLAAKKSRTSGKSSAKPGAKTVSKTPENVQAKKSQRVKKQPESPAEDFDVDSQLLGEVMAEVAKNPRISLWSAKSAAVLRYLRKTKPAFSISKEASALIEDAVKEKYPDLWEVFEEEGL; this is encoded by the coding sequence ATGAGCCAGAAAAAGAAAAGGGAAAGCGCCCTTGGAAGGGGTCTGGATGCTCTCATAAGAACACAACCTGCAGAAGAACCTGAAGAGGAAAAGCAGGAGGAACTGGAAACTGAAATCCTGAAGAAGGAAACTTCTCATCAAAGGAAAAAAACCCTTGCAGCCAAAAAAAGCAGAACATCAGGAAAGAGTTCTGCAAAGCCCGGGGCAAAAACTGTCAGTAAAACTCCTGAGAATGTACAGGCCAAAAAAAGTCAGAGGGTAAAAAAACAACCCGAAAGCCCTGCCGAAGATTTTGATGTGGATTCACAGCTCCTTGGGGAGGTCATGGCAGAGGTTGCTAAAAATCCAAGGATTTCACTCTGGTCTGCAAAGTCTGCAGCAGTTTTAAGGTATCTACGTAAAACAAAACCCGCCTTCAGTATAAGTAAGGAAGCTTCTGCCCTAATTGAGGATGCTGTGAAGGAGAAGTACCCGGATCTCTGGGAAGTGTTTGAGGAGGAAGGACTTTAA
- a CDS encoding radical SAM protein, whose translation MNIEKKLKVLGESAKYDRCNYSNFNVDNFFSEKIPGIYNATGGNGCTVPLFKVLMTNRCSNDCRYCVNHNKHKFDRVEFSPEEVTSIFLDYYNNRYVEGLFLSSGIPGDAENSMEDMVEVARKLRMEHGYKGYIHLKILPGTSYDLLKRAMTLADRVSINMEAATPDSFEELSSTKNYQTDIIRRMKWIKRLNNRNHDLAPAGQTTQFIVGATSETDEEILKRVEWLYKKIGIKRSYFSQFNALKDTPMENHEEPHPKRTSRLYQADYLVNSYGFKLDELVFEDNGNMQVEQDPKYYAAVSNMDKFPVEVNEASYRELLRVPGVGKLSARRIIELRKRGVHFSRLQELKELGVVVNRAEPFIKLQSSYQTTLGF comes from the coding sequence ATGAACATTGAAAAAAAGCTTAAAGTATTGGGTGAATCTGCAAAGTACGACCGCTGTAACTACTCAAACTTCAATGTGGACAACTTCTTTTCAGAGAAGATACCGGGGATCTACAATGCAACGGGCGGAAATGGATGCACTGTGCCCCTGTTTAAGGTTTTGATGACTAACAGGTGTTCAAACGACTGCAGGTACTGTGTGAACCATAACAAGCACAAGTTCGACAGGGTTGAGTTCTCACCTGAAGAGGTAACCTCCATATTTCTTGATTACTACAACAACCGTTATGTTGAGGGTCTTTTTTTAAGTTCAGGAATTCCAGGTGATGCTGAAAATTCCATGGAGGACATGGTCGAGGTTGCAAGGAAGCTACGTATGGAACATGGGTACAAGGGTTATATACACCTTAAAATTCTCCCAGGAACATCTTACGACCTTTTGAAAAGGGCCATGACACTTGCAGACAGGGTGAGTATAAACATGGAGGCAGCAACCCCTGACAGCTTCGAAGAGCTTTCAAGCACCAAGAACTATCAGACCGACATCATAAGGCGGATGAAGTGGATCAAACGGCTTAACAACAGAAACCATGATCTTGCACCTGCAGGTCAGACAACCCAGTTCATAGTTGGTGCAACCTCTGAAACTGATGAGGAAATTCTTAAGAGGGTTGAATGGCTCTACAAGAAGATTGGAATCAAAAGGAGTTACTTCAGCCAGTTCAATGCCTTAAAAGACACTCCAATGGAGAACCATGAAGAACCTCATCCAAAAAGGACTTCAAGGCTTTACCAGGCCGATTACCTGGTTAACTCCTATGGTTTCAAGCTGGATGAGCTGGTATTTGAGGACAACGGCAACATGCAGGTTGAACAGGATCCTAAGTACTACGCTGCAGTTTCAAACATGGACAAATTTCCAGTTGAGGTTAATGAAGCATCCTACAGGGAGCTTTTAAGGGTTCCGGGTGTTGGGAAGTTATCTGCAAGGCGGATAATAGAATTGAGAAAGAGAGGAGTACATTTCAGCAGACTTCAAGAATTAAAAGAGCTTGGAGTGGTTGTTAATCGGGCAGAACCATTTATCAAGCTTCAAAGTTCCTATCAGACAACCCTCGGATTTTGA
- a CDS encoding LemA family protein → MIIEIIIGVIILLILIGVVVLYNSLVQLRNRVKNAWAQIDVQLKRRTDLIPNLVETVKGYAKHEKTTFEEVTAARSNLMNAKTVAENQEANNQLTGALKTLFAVAENYPELKANENFRDLQAQLSQTEDKIAYSRQFYNDTVLMYNNKCQMFPSNILASAFNFKEAEFFEVAESETTTPKVEF, encoded by the coding sequence ATGATAATAGAGATTATAATTGGAGTTATTATCCTTTTAATTTTAATAGGGGTTGTAGTTCTTTACAACAGCCTTGTACAGCTTAGAAATAGGGTTAAAAATGCATGGGCTCAGATCGATGTTCAGCTTAAGAGGCGAACCGATCTGATACCAAACCTGGTTGAGACTGTAAAAGGTTATGCTAAACACGAAAAAACAACTTTTGAAGAAGTTACAGCTGCAAGATCAAACCTAATGAATGCAAAAACCGTTGCAGAAAATCAGGAGGCCAACAACCAATTAACAGGTGCACTCAAAACACTCTTTGCAGTGGCTGAAAACTACCCTGAACTCAAGGCCAATGAGAACTTCAGGGATCTGCAGGCTCAGCTCTCACAGACAGAGGATAAAATAGCCTACTCAAGGCAGTTCTACAATGACACAGTATTGATGTACAACAACAAGTGCCAGATGTTCCCAAGCAACATACTTGCATCCGCATTCAACTTCAAAGAAGCTGAATTCTTCGAGGTAGCTGAAAGTGAAACCACAACACCAAAAGTAGAATTTTAG
- a CDS encoding DUF2207 domain-containing protein produces MDKKQISFIFLLLISLLTVSGAAYAESDDVSYSIPSIHSDLFVQSNGALHVKELIHYSFSGTAHGVYRDIPLKEGQSISNLKVSTTGAYSRYTVTDTDEGKRITVYLFSDAQKTTPINGGDIAVTYEYDFLKGIKVYNDVADLQYKLWGEGWDVPVDQLTATVHVASSQGIKYWLNPPYSAEGSMWQGNVFNLTTGKLSPGDFFEVRMTIPRSQFAANPQNAVIINQNGLQEIEKIQNDYQNSLNLQNNLNYFLVALLIILMFIPLIIYLKFGREPKIDYRAEYERDVPTNDPPALVNAICVHGVSKGIGEPDMDGFRATIMDLINRNYLSVGRMSKDDGSFKDDFMGTYLKVNHEKDASKLENFELDVLDLLKSFERDGIIVLEDMSSELEDPDTAKDFRFSYMKWETDLKKRFLTDGQMQEVFNRKGDNYLKAYAVAGLILACVVGVYTFINSIPSSQYPLYAAIVLGIISAVSLKLPEGIAGQWTTYGEEYDAKWKNFKRYLKDFSLIKEYPPESVAVWNKYLVYATALGVADKVRKAMEMSLPGNVLEDNNIYLFHYYGGYMLLDSALHMGMTSGLNSNSANGLDGLGGFGDVGGGFGGGGGGAF; encoded by the coding sequence ATGGATAAAAAACAAATTTCATTCATTTTTCTCCTTTTAATTTCACTTTTAACAGTATCAGGTGCAGCATATGCTGAAAGTGATGATGTATCCTACTCAATACCCAGCATCCATTCAGATCTTTTTGTTCAAAGCAACGGGGCACTGCACGTGAAGGAGCTCATACATTACTCATTTTCTGGAACAGCTCATGGAGTTTACAGGGACATACCCCTGAAAGAGGGTCAGTCCATCTCCAACTTGAAGGTATCCACCACTGGTGCCTACTCACGTTACACAGTTACAGACACTGATGAGGGAAAACGTATAACAGTTTATCTGTTCTCAGATGCCCAGAAAACCACTCCAATAAATGGAGGGGATATTGCTGTGACATATGAGTACGACTTTCTAAAGGGAATAAAGGTGTACAACGATGTTGCAGACCTGCAGTACAAACTCTGGGGTGAAGGTTGGGATGTTCCTGTGGATCAGTTAACAGCCACAGTCCATGTTGCATCAAGTCAGGGAATAAAGTACTGGTTGAACCCTCCCTACTCAGCTGAAGGATCCATGTGGCAGGGTAATGTTTTCAACCTGACCACAGGAAAATTGAGCCCTGGAGACTTCTTTGAGGTGAGGATGACCATACCCAGAAGTCAGTTTGCAGCCAACCCTCAAAATGCTGTGATCATAAACCAGAACGGCCTTCAGGAGATAGAAAAGATCCAGAACGACTACCAGAACTCTCTGAATCTTCAAAACAATCTGAACTACTTCCTGGTGGCCTTGTTGATAATTTTAATGTTCATACCTCTGATTATCTACCTGAAGTTTGGAAGGGAACCTAAGATAGATTACAGGGCAGAGTATGAGAGGGACGTTCCAACCAACGATCCTCCGGCACTTGTAAATGCCATATGTGTCCATGGGGTTTCAAAGGGTATCGGGGAACCTGATATGGATGGTTTCCGTGCCACAATAATGGATCTCATAAACAGGAACTACCTATCAGTTGGAAGGATGTCCAAGGATGATGGATCCTTCAAGGACGATTTCATGGGCACCTACCTCAAGGTGAACCATGAAAAGGACGCTTCAAAACTTGAAAACTTTGAACTGGATGTTCTGGATCTCCTTAAGAGTTTTGAAAGGGATGGAATCATCGTTCTGGAGGATATGAGCAGTGAACTGGAAGATCCTGACACAGCCAAGGACTTCAGATTCTCCTACATGAAATGGGAAACAGACCTTAAAAAGAGGTTTTTAACTGATGGACAGATGCAAGAGGTTTTCAACAGGAAGGGTGACAATTATTTGAAAGCCTATGCAGTTGCAGGCCTTATACTGGCCTGTGTGGTTGGGGTTTACACCTTCATCAACTCCATACCCTCCTCACAGTACCCCCTCTACGCAGCGATAGTTCTGGGAATAATATCCGCAGTTTCCTTGAAACTTCCAGAAGGCATAGCTGGCCAATGGACAACCTACGGTGAAGAGTACGATGCCAAGTGGAAGAACTTCAAACGCTACCTCAAGGACTTCAGCCTCATAAAGGAGTACCCTCCAGAATCAGTTGCAGTTTGGAACAAGTATCTTGTCTACGCCACAGCTCTTGGTGTGGCTGATAAGGTGAGAAAGGCAATGGAGATGAGCCTTCCAGGGAATGTTCTTGAGGATAACAACATCTACCTCTTCCATTACTACGGCGGCTACATGCTTCTGGATTCTGCCCTGCACATGGGAATGACATCTGGACTTAACTCCAATTCAGCCAATGGCCTTGATGGTCTGGGAGGATTTGGAGATGTTGGTGGAGGATTTGGTGGAGGTGGAGGTGGAGCCTTTTAA
- the cfbB gene encoding Ni-sirohydrochlorin a,c-diamide synthase: protein MRIVLAGTGSAVGKTTISTGIMKALSDEYTVQPFKVGPDYIDPTYHTLATRNRSRNLDSFFMSQGQIKTAFEEGLRRSKSDFGIIEGVRGLYEGMSAVEDVGSTASIAKTLNAPVVLILNARSLVRSAAAVVLGFKSLDPKINVQGVILNQVKGRNHYLKAKEAIEKLTETPVIGGIPRDDEISVESRHLGLVPAVERENILKSIEHWGTVMEESIDLDALVSIMKDSGKLPEGREKLWLTENKRKVKIGVAMDEVFTFYYAENLEAMEANSAEIVYFSPIHDEELPDVDALYIGGGYPEIFKKELESNSSMRVSVKRFCEDGRPVYVECGGLMYLTKSIDDSSMCGVFPYRSCMTPRVQGLSYTIARATRDSPALKEGEIFRGHEFHYSKVDIEGVKPEFAFQMQRGRGITGSEDGMMVKNTVASYVHTHVAACQGFASNFTRSALEFEDGSKQI from the coding sequence ATGAGAATAGTCCTTGCAGGAACAGGAAGTGCAGTTGGAAAAACAACCATCTCAACAGGGATAATGAAGGCATTATCAGATGAATACACGGTTCAGCCATTTAAAGTTGGTCCTGATTACATAGATCCCACTTATCACACCCTTGCAACCCGTAACAGGTCAAGAAATCTGGATTCATTCTTCATGTCCCAGGGTCAGATCAAAACCGCATTTGAAGAGGGTCTGAGACGATCCAAATCAGACTTTGGGATCATAGAGGGAGTAAGGGGACTTTATGAAGGTATGAGTGCTGTGGAAGATGTTGGAAGCACGGCTTCAATTGCAAAAACCCTAAACGCCCCTGTTGTTCTGATACTGAATGCGCGAAGCTTGGTTAGAAGTGCCGCAGCCGTTGTTCTCGGATTCAAATCCCTTGATCCCAAGATAAACGTTCAGGGAGTTATACTCAACCAGGTTAAGGGCAGAAATCACTACCTGAAGGCCAAGGAAGCCATTGAAAAACTCACGGAAACTCCAGTTATAGGTGGAATACCCCGCGATGATGAGATAAGTGTTGAATCCAGACATCTTGGCCTTGTACCTGCAGTGGAACGTGAAAACATCCTTAAATCCATAGAACACTGGGGAACAGTTATGGAGGAGAGCATTGATCTTGATGCACTCGTTTCCATAATGAAGGATTCTGGTAAACTTCCAGAGGGAAGGGAAAAGCTCTGGCTAACTGAAAATAAAAGAAAGGTTAAGATTGGTGTTGCAATGGATGAAGTGTTCACATTTTACTACGCTGAAAACCTCGAGGCAATGGAGGCCAACAGTGCAGAAATAGTGTACTTCAGCCCTATTCATGATGAAGAACTTCCAGACGTTGATGCACTTTACATAGGTGGGGGTTACCCTGAGATATTTAAAAAGGAGCTGGAATCCAATTCATCCATGAGGGTTTCGGTTAAAAGGTTCTGTGAGGATGGAAGGCCAGTTTACGTAGAATGTGGGGGGCTCATGTACCTCACAAAATCCATAGATGACAGTTCCATGTGTGGGGTTTTCCCATACAGATCCTGCATGACGCCCCGTGTTCAGGGGCTCAGCTACACAATTGCAAGGGCAACAAGGGACAGTCCCGCCCTTAAGGAGGGCGAAATATTCCGTGGACATGAATTCCACTACTCAAAGGTTGATATAGAAGGTGTAAAACCAGAATTTGCCTTCCAAATGCAGAGGGGCCGTGGTATCACAGGTTCGGAGGATGGGATGATGGTTAAAAACACCGTTGCAAGCTACGTGCACACCCATGTTGCTGCCTGCCAGGGATTTGCATCCAACTTCACACGTTCTGCACTGGAGTTTGAAGATGGATCTAAACAAATTTAA
- a CDS encoding F420-dependent methylenetetrahydromethanopterin dehydrogenase has product MVVKIGVIKCGNIGTSPVIDLVLDERADRPNIDVRTVGSGAKMNPEQIEDAVPKISAFDPEFVVFISPNPGAPGPAKARDLLSAMDIPAIIVGDAPGIRSKDEMDEQGLGYILVKADPMIGARRELLDPTEMASFNSDVLKVLAVTGAYRVVQNTLDAVIAAAEAGDAIELPKVIISAEKAVEAAGFANPYAKAKALAAYEIAAKVADIDVKGCFMTKEAEKYIPIVASAHEMLSAAAKLAMEAREIEKANDTVLRTPHSGKGTTVSKTALMDKPQ; this is encoded by the coding sequence ATGGTTGTGAAAATAGGAGTTATTAAATGCGGTAACATAGGTACCTCTCCTGTAATTGACTTAGTACTTGATGAGAGGGCAGACAGACCTAACATAGATGTAAGAACCGTGGGTTCCGGCGCAAAGATGAACCCAGAACAGATCGAAGATGCAGTACCAAAGATATCTGCTTTTGACCCAGAATTTGTTGTATTCATCAGTCCTAACCCAGGTGCTCCAGGACCAGCTAAAGCAAGGGATCTATTATCTGCAATGGACATACCAGCAATCATAGTCGGTGACGCTCCAGGTATCAGATCCAAAGACGAAATGGATGAACAGGGCCTCGGTTACATACTCGTGAAAGCTGACCCAATGATCGGTGCAAGGAGAGAGCTCCTCGACCCAACCGAAATGGCATCATTCAACTCCGACGTACTCAAAGTACTCGCAGTAACTGGTGCATACAGGGTAGTTCAGAACACCCTCGACGCTGTTATAGCTGCAGCAGAAGCCGGTGATGCAATAGAATTACCAAAAGTCATCATCAGCGCTGAAAAAGCTGTAGAAGCAGCTGGCTTTGCAAACCCATACGCAAAAGCAAAAGCACTCGCAGCATACGAAATAGCTGCAAAAGTAGCTGACATAGACGTTAAAGGATGCTTCATGACCAAAGAAGCTGAAAAATACATACCAATCGTTGCATCAGCTCACGAAATGCTCTCCGCAGCAGCAAAACTCGCTATGGAAGCAAGGGAAATTGAGAAAGCCAACGACACTGTTTTGAGGACTCCTCACAGTGGAAAAGGTACTACAGTCTCAAAAACAGCTTTAATGGACAAACCACAGTAA
- a CDS encoding HD domain-containing protein — MKKEASIARLTERFTKAASMQRWNDHIRPVELTELDKQAHKMIIAYLLAKSEEDRRDDPIDWRYLIEAGIFEFLQRLVLTDIKAPVFHQMRENPETRKQMDEYVFKELKNDLKGLNKGFGQRFQDYFSNPHEMDIERRILRAAHYLATNWEFKIIYHTAPFIYGIEETKKNIEDQIEDHYDLIGVQKISLEKKSFGFIDLCGQLRFQKRWARTPRIPETSVLGHMLIVAILSYICTMEMNDKACNKRFYNNYFSALFHDLPEVLTKDIISPVKKVADLDEVIKGYEKQKMEEKLLTLLPKIWRSEMRYFTEDEFNNKIIEKNEIKSVTEISKEYNNNEFSPLDGKLLEECDKLAAFIEASLSIKHGVKSEELVKGKEDIYSEYKNEKIQGIDFEEIFKTFY; from the coding sequence ATGAAAAAAGAAGCCAGTATAGCCCGACTGACCGAAAGGTTCACAAAAGCAGCCAGCATGCAGCGCTGGAACGATCACATAAGACCTGTAGAATTAACAGAACTGGATAAACAGGCCCATAAAATGATAATAGCTTACTTATTGGCTAAATCTGAAGAAGACAGGCGGGATGATCCTATTGACTGGAGGTACCTAATTGAAGCGGGCATATTTGAGTTTCTGCAGCGTCTGGTTTTAACCGACATCAAAGCACCTGTTTTTCATCAAATGAGAGAAAATCCCGAAACGCGTAAACAAATGGACGAATACGTTTTCAAAGAGTTGAAAAATGATCTTAAGGGTTTGAACAAGGGATTTGGACAAAGATTTCAGGATTACTTCTCTAATCCTCATGAAATGGATATTGAACGCCGTATACTTCGTGCAGCACATTATTTAGCAACTAACTGGGAATTTAAAATAATATATCATACCGCACCTTTTATCTACGGTATTGAAGAGACCAAAAAGAATATTGAAGACCAAATTGAGGATCATTATGATTTAATAGGTGTTCAGAAAATTTCCCTTGAAAAAAAATCCTTTGGATTTATAGACCTCTGTGGTCAGCTTAGATTCCAGAAAAGATGGGCACGTACACCAAGAATACCTGAAACATCTGTTTTAGGGCACATGCTGATTGTTGCAATCCTCTCTTATATCTGCACAATGGAAATGAATGATAAAGCATGCAACAAGAGATTTTACAATAACTATTTCAGTGCTCTTTTTCATGACCTACCTGAAGTTCTTACAAAAGACATAATCTCACCAGTAAAAAAAGTTGCAGACTTGGATGAGGTTATAAAAGGTTATGAAAAACAGAAAATGGAAGAAAAACTTCTAACCCTTCTTCCTAAAATATGGAGAAGTGAAATGAGGTACTTTACAGAGGATGAATTTAACAATAAGATAATCGAAAAAAACGAGATTAAATCTGTTACAGAAATATCGAAAGAATATAATAATAATGAGTTCAGTCCGTTGGATGGAAAACTTTTAGAAGAATGTGATAAACTTGCAGCTTTTATTGAAGCATCCCTATCCATAAAACACGGAGTAAAATCTGAAGAACTTGTTAAAGGTAAGGAAGACATTTATTCTGAGTATAAAAATGAGAAAATCCAAGGAATTGATTTTGAAGAGATATTCAAAACTTTTTACTGA
- a CDS encoding MBL fold metallo-hydrolase has translation MKPLFTIMLSIFEAPKVRVVPKLNNDTGKTLIQTVSKSSFTPSNSYIITSKNGSVIVVDPTSMPSEEELDLRPDVITVTHPHSDHLDPAFLNRHDCRKSISQVESFDLGDVHIYSIASSHRGSHISVKNPSNVIYVFEVDGLRIAHMGDIGQDHLTVQQLESLGKIDVAFMQFSNPFSGMFYSDKGFNVIEELKPQIIIPTHSNPRSTRKIGKMLGKLEILENSFAVSPQDLDGGQRKVVWLKNTLKY, from the coding sequence ATGAAACCCCTGTTTACAATCATGCTTTCAATTTTTGAAGCCCCAAAAGTTAGGGTGGTTCCAAAGTTGAATAATGATACTGGCAAAACACTCATTCAAACTGTTAGTAAGTCCAGTTTTACGCCTTCCAACTCCTACATCATCACTTCAAAAAACGGAAGCGTGATTGTGGTTGATCCTACTTCAATGCCAAGTGAAGAGGAACTGGACCTGAGGCCAGATGTTATAACTGTTACACATCCTCATTCAGACCATCTTGACCCTGCATTCCTAAACAGACATGACTGCAGAAAATCCATCTCCCAAGTGGAAAGTTTTGATCTGGGTGATGTGCACATCTACAGTATAGCATCATCCCACAGGGGCAGTCATATTAGCGTTAAAAATCCTTCAAATGTTATCTACGTGTTTGAGGTTGATGGACTGCGCATTGCACATATGGGTGATATAGGGCAGGACCACCTTACAGTGCAACAGTTGGAATCCCTAGGTAAAATCGATGTTGCATTCATGCAGTTTTCCAACCCATTTTCAGGAATGTTCTATTCAGATAAGGGATTCAATGTTATTGAGGAGCTCAAACCCCAGATCATCATCCCCACACATTCCAATCCCCGTTCAACCCGTAAAATTGGTAAAATGCTTGGTAAACTTGAAATCCTTGAGAACAGTTTTGCTGTCAGTCCCCAAGATCTGGATGGTGGTCAGAGAAAGGTTGTTTGGTTGAAGAACACCTTGAAATATTGA